In Bicyclus anynana chromosome 13, ilBicAnyn1.1, whole genome shotgun sequence, a genomic segment contains:
- the LOC112044512 gene encoding CD151 antigen-like, with translation MGMSRCYSLMKCLLIMFNVIFLLVGVGVCAFVSWALWDGRGAEGGAGRAGLCALGLWACVLALGAAAALAGAVRGSASLLAAAFALLALSAVAEAAAAWWGAAHQPQLRAALRERLRHSLLHEYGALPARTRALDAIQRGLRCCGADGARDWRQAAWARGAAELDLSVRAPAAHYWVPASCCAAEDAAECAAARRVPAASGGGAGLHAAACAPRVLEALAGAARAPLAAGAALLAAHGAALLLALALCLRAQPDARYKA, from the exons ATGGGCATGTCTCGCTGCTACTCGCTGATGAAGTGTCTGCTGATCATGTTCAACGTTATTTTCCTT CTGGTGGGTGTGGGCGTGTGTGCGTTCGTGTCGTGGGCGCTGTGGGACGGGCGCGGCGCGGAGGGCGGCGCGGGGCGCGCGGGGCTGTGCGCGCTGGGGCTGTGGGCCTGCGTGCTGGCGctgggcgcggcggcggcgctggcggGCGCCGTGCGCGGCTCCGCGTCGCTGCTGGCGGCCGCCTTCGCGCTGCTGGCGCTAAGCGCCGtggcggaggcggcggcggcgtggTGGGGCGCCGCGCACCAGCCGCAGCTGCGCGCCGCGCTGCGCGAGCGGCTGCGGCACTCGCTGCTGCACGAGTACGGCGCGCTGCCGGCGCGCACGCGCGCGCTCGACGCCATCCAGCGCGGCCTGCGCTGCTGCGGCGCGGACGGCGCGCGCGACTGGCGCCAGGCGGCGTGGGCGCGCGGCGCCGCCGAGCTGGACCTGAGCGtgcgcgcgcccgccgcgcacTACTGGGTGCCCGCGTCGTGTTGCGCGGCGGAGGACGCGGCCGAgtgcgcggcggcgcggcgcgtgCCCGCGGcgtcgggcggcggcgcggggctGCACGCGGCCGCCTGCGCGCCGCGCGTCCTGGAGGCGCTGGCgggcgccgcgcgcgcgccgctggCCGCCGGCGCCGCGCTGCTGGCCGCGCACGGCGCCGCGCTGCTGCTGGCGCTGGCACTGTGCCTGCGCGCGCAGCCCGACGCGCGCTACAAGGCCTAG